The proteins below are encoded in one region of Hordeum vulgare subsp. vulgare chromosome 3H, MorexV3_pseudomolecules_assembly, whole genome shotgun sequence:
- the LOC123443810 gene encoding leucine-rich repeat extensin-like protein 4, whose protein sequence is MPMRRQTAMATTTMNMKPLLLFLALLLVPHLAAATPSHQRRLLETHGADDGSDVLVDPSYAFANPRLRDAYVALQAWKRAILSDPRNLTGSWSGPDVCNYYGVFCAPSQADHYLTVVAAVDLNHADLAGHLPEALGRLADLSVFHVNSNRFCGLVPSSFHTMHLLHELDLSNNRLVGAFPDVVLRLPSLRYLDLRYNEFEGPVPSELFDRPLDAIFINSNRFRFQIPDNVGNSPASVLVLANNDFGGCLPASVANMSHTLNEIILINTGLKSCVPPELGMLTALTVLDVSHNQLMGAIPAELANLHSIEQLDLGHNRLTGNVPEGICHLPHLHNFTYSYNYITGEPPVCMHVKALDDRRNCIPNRPDQRSIEQCQFFNSNHVNCDAFRCKKFVLPSPPPPPPSPSPSPPPPSPPPPSPPPPTPSPPPPSPPPPSPLPPPPYYEVSPEERYLSPPPPAYQEPTTPPHYEVPAPYYEVSPEDRYHSPPPPAYQESPPPPHYEVSPEDRYQSPPPPAYQESPPPPYYEVSPEDRYLSPPPPAYEEPTTPPHYDLPGSPNYEVSPEDRYLSPPPPATWKLPAYDYSSPPPPAAGQP, encoded by the coding sequence ATGCCTATGCGTAGACAGACGGCAATGGCGACGACCACCATGAACATGaagcccctcctcctcttcctcgcgctGCTCCTCGTCCCGCACCTCGCCGCAGCCACGCCCAGCCATCAACGCCGGCTGCTCGAGACCCACGGCGCCGACGACGGCAGCGACGTCTTGGTGGACCCGTCCTACGCCTTCGCCAACCCGCGCCTCCGCGACGCCTACGTGGCGCTGCAAGCCTGGAAGCGCGCCATCCTCTCCGACCCGCGCAACCTCACGGGCTCCTGGTCGGGCCCCGACGTCTGCAACTACTACGGCGTCTTCTGCGCGCCGTCCCAGGCGGACCACTACCtcaccgtcgtcgccgccgtcgaccTCAACCACGCCGACCTCGCCGGCCACCTCCCGGAGGCGCTCGGCAGGCTCGCCGACCTCTCCGTCTTCCACGTCAACTCCAACCGCTTCTGCGGCCTCGTCCCGTCCTCATTCCACACCATGCACCTCCTCCACGAGCTCGATCTCAGCAACAACCGCCTCGTCGGCGCCTTCCCCGACGTCGTGCTCCGCCTGCCCAGCCTCAGGTACCTCGACCTCCGCTACAACGAGTTCGAGGGCCCCGTGCCAAGCGAGCTCTTCGACCGCCCGCTCGACGCCATCTTCATCAACTCCAACCGCTTCCGCTTCCAGATCCCCGACAACGTCGGCAACTCGCCGGCCTCCGTCCTCGTGCTCGCCAACAACGACTTCGGCGGCTGCCTCCCGGCCTCTGTCGCCAACATGTCCCACACGCTTAATGAGATCATACTCATCAACACCGGCCTCAAGTCCTGCGTTCCCCCGGAGCTAGGCATGCTCACCGCCCTCACCGTGCTCGACGTCAGCCACAACCAGCTCATGGGAGCCATCCCCGCCGAGCTCGCCAACCTCCACAGCATCGAGCAGCTCGACCTTGGTCACAACCGCCTCACCGGCAACGTGCCGGAGGGGATCTGCCACCTGCCGCATCTCCACAACTTCACCTACTCCTACAACTACATCACCGGCGAGCCGCCGGTGTGCATGCACGTCAAGGCATTGGACGATCGCCGAAACTGCATCCCGAACCGCCCTGACCAGAGGTCAATCGAGCAGTGTCAATTCTTCAACAGCAACCATGTCAACTGCGACGCCTTCAGGTGCAAGAAGTTCGTGTTGccgtcgccgccacctcctccgccatccccatccccatctccaCCGCCACCTTCACCACCGCCGCCATCGCCTCCTCCACCAACCCCGTctcctccaccaccttcacctccGCCCCCGTCCCCATTACCCCCACCTCCGTACTACGAGGTCTCACCTGAGGAAAGGTACCTCTCGCCGCCACCTCCAGCGTACCAAGAGCCGACAACGCCTCCCCACTACGAGGTGCCAGCTCCCTACTACGAGGTGTCACCGGAGGACCGGTACCACTCACCGCCACCCCCGGCTTACCAAGAGTCTCCACCTCCACCCCACTACGAGGTGTCGCCGGAGGACCGGTACCAGTCACCGCCACCCCCAGCTTACCAAGAGTCTCCACCTCCGCCATACTACGAGGTGTCACCGGAGGACCGGTACCTGTCGCCGCCACCGCCAGCCTACGAAGAGCCGACAACGCCGCCACACTACGACCTACCAGGGTCGCCCAACTACGAGGTGTCACCAGAGGACCGGTACCTCTCGCCTCCACCACCGGCGACGTGGAAGCTGCCGGCCTACGACTACTCGTCGCCGCCTCCACCGGCTGCCGGACAGCCATGA